A single region of the Thermotoga profunda AZM34c06 genome encodes:
- a CDS encoding phosphoglycerate dehydrogenase, whose amino-acid sequence MKTVLIVTRTFGKYSSEPIDLLKNNGFDLRWSDSLDPDILKNVDAIILGTGKLSGDIIQNSSLKIIARNGVGVDNVDLKTATQMGIPVTITVNANTISVAELTMGLIFVLSRKIVAVHNELYERKRFSSSIGVELFGKILGIIGFGAIGKETAKRALCLGMKVLAYDPFVDKQTMAQYSVECVDMETLLKTSDFVSLHLPLNQSTRKLIGKKEFEMMKKTAFLINTSRGGIVDEVALVEALRQNQIAGAALDAFEIEPLPEDSVLYNCPNLILTPHIGAHTYEAIYKMNMMAAQSVVDFFNKKLPKHIANGEVAEKLLKQGFSQ is encoded by the coding sequence GTGAAGACCGTACTTATAGTTACGCGAACCTTTGGTAAGTATTCATCTGAACCGATTGATTTGCTGAAAAACAATGGATTTGATTTGCGGTGGAGTGATTCTTTAGATCCAGATATCTTGAAAAATGTAGACGCAATCATTTTGGGGACTGGCAAACTCAGCGGTGATATAATCCAAAATTCTTCTTTGAAGATCATAGCTCGAAATGGTGTGGGTGTGGATAATGTCGATCTAAAAACGGCCACACAGATGGGAATACCAGTAACAATTACCGTGAATGCAAATACAATTTCGGTTGCCGAACTTACTATGGGACTGATTTTTGTTTTGTCAAGAAAGATAGTCGCTGTCCACAACGAGTTGTATGAGAGGAAAAGATTTTCGTCATCAATTGGTGTAGAGCTTTTTGGAAAAATTCTTGGAATAATAGGTTTTGGTGCTATAGGTAAAGAAACAGCAAAAAGAGCACTCTGTCTTGGAATGAAGGTCTTAGCCTATGATCCATTCGTTGATAAACAAACGATGGCGCAATATTCAGTTGAATGTGTTGACATGGAAACTCTTTTGAAAACAAGTGATTTTGTTTCCCTACATTTGCCTTTGAATCAATCTACAAGGAAATTAATCGGTAAAAAAGAGTTTGAAATGATGAAAAAAACTGCCTTTTTGATAAACACATCACGTGGTGGCATAGTCGATGAAGTAGCGTTGGTCGAAGCATTGAGGCAAAATCAGATCGCTGGAGCGGCGCTCGATGCCTTTGAAATAGAGCCCTTGCCTGAAGATTCTGTGTTGTACAACTGTCCTAATTTAATTCTAACGCCTCATATCGGTGCACATACCTATGAAGCCATCTACAAAATGAATATGATGGCAGCCCAATCTGTCGTCGATTTCTTCAATAAAAAATTACCTAAGCACATCGCCAATGGTGAGGTTGCTGAGAAACTTTTGAAGCAGGGTTTTTCACAATAA
- a CDS encoding gluconokinase — translation MGVYVGVDLGTTAVKVIVYNPLTKEIEMDIGKAYQPFSTGPGMFEQNPSDIEDAVFDALKQVAQSFKNIDAIVLDSALHTLLLLDKDLEPIGNIVPWLDERSVEQVRKISNNQELANHLHRKTGCPPDTVYPFYKILWLYENDGEKLEQTFKIVSQKDYIVYKLAGELVSDISVASGSGCLDIHKKQWCYDELKDLAKLEREKFPQLVSVREILRLQKPAADRSGLKEGIPVIVSLSDAAASSIGAGAGVEDSLTLSVGSSAAIRTIVKQPPKEYPAPGIWCYILDENHYITGAAIKNGGYVFDWYIKLLSKYDHTAAVKNVEKILYELDLENSVLFYPFIFGKRFPKFDPTPCARFDRLKSTTTQEQVAKSVLEGIAFNLKRAFDVVKTMPKSLEKVVATGGLTQADVWMKMVSAIFDQKIILQSSRQGAALGTVLYVLSNGDLSSLEQTTENIDEYKPEPVLKEYYAKLYQIWLNGIR, via the coding sequence ATGGGAGTATATGTTGGTGTTGACTTAGGTACAACTGCCGTCAAAGTGATTGTGTACAACCCTCTTACTAAGGAAATAGAAATGGACATCGGTAAAGCCTATCAACCTTTTTCCACAGGACCAGGAATGTTCGAGCAAAATCCTTCAGATATAGAGGATGCAGTTTTTGATGCTCTAAAGCAAGTAGCACAATCATTTAAAAATATCGATGCGATTGTTTTGGATTCTGCATTGCATACTTTGTTGCTACTTGATAAAGACTTAGAACCAATCGGTAATATTGTTCCCTGGTTGGACGAAAGATCTGTAGAACAAGTAAGAAAGATATCAAATAACCAGGAGCTTGCAAATCATTTGCACAGGAAAACTGGTTGCCCTCCAGATACAGTCTATCCATTTTACAAAATTCTCTGGCTTTATGAAAATGATGGTGAAAAACTCGAACAGACTTTCAAAATAGTCTCTCAGAAAGACTACATTGTTTACAAATTGGCAGGCGAGTTAGTCAGTGATATTTCCGTTGCGTCTGGAAGTGGCTGTCTTGATATACACAAAAAACAATGGTGCTATGACGAATTGAAAGACCTTGCAAAACTTGAGAGAGAAAAATTTCCACAACTTGTTTCGGTGAGAGAGATTTTGAGATTACAAAAACCTGCAGCAGACAGATCCGGTTTGAAGGAAGGAATTCCTGTAATTGTGAGCCTTTCGGACGCGGCCGCTTCAAGTATAGGTGCAGGTGCAGGTGTCGAAGATTCTTTGACGCTTTCTGTTGGGAGCAGTGCTGCAATTAGAACTATTGTCAAACAGCCGCCAAAAGAATATCCAGCTCCCGGTATTTGGTGTTATATACTCGATGAGAATCACTACATAACAGGTGCAGCTATTAAAAATGGCGGTTATGTTTTTGATTGGTATATAAAACTTCTCTCAAAGTACGACCATACTGCAGCTGTGAAAAACGTTGAAAAGATACTATACGAACTTGATTTAGAAAATTCGGTTCTTTTCTATCCTTTCATTTTTGGAAAGAGATTTCCAAAATTCGATCCAACACCGTGTGCAAGGTTTGACAGACTAAAGAGCACTACTACGCAGGAACAGGTTGCAAAGAGTGTACTTGAAGGGATAGCTTTTAATTTAAAGCGCGCCTTCGACGTTGTGAAAACGATGCCAAAATCCCTTGAGAAAGTAGTAGCTACCGGTGGATTGACTCAAGCTGACGTTTGGATGAAAATGGTCAGCGCCATCTTTGACCAAAAGATAATTCTTCAGAGTAGCCGACAAGGTGCAGCACTTGGTACGGTGCTCTATGTATTGAGCAATGGCGATCTATCATCTTTAGAGCAAACAACTGAAAATATAGACGAATATAAGCCAGAACCTGTGCTAAAAGAGTATTATGCGAAATTATACCAAATATGGCTTAATGGCATAAGATGA
- the rsmD gene encoding 16S rRNA (guanine(966)-N(2))-methyltransferase RsmD, producing MKITGGIFKGRELKPVPDKRTRYTTSIVRQAIFNMVDVSNKSFLELFCGSGIVSFEAMSHGAINVVAVDISKKAITTTIENAKKLGVEIRIVNADFRRFLSSCTESFDIVFADPPYNLGFTQVLLNTISEKDHIGKIIILEKAILEKFILPKQFTLVKSKRYGDTELVIVERVPKE from the coding sequence ATGAAAATAACAGGTGGGATTTTTAAGGGGAGGGAATTAAAACCAGTTCCAGATAAAAGAACAAGGTACACAACTTCAATCGTAAGACAAGCGATCTTCAACATGGTTGATGTTTCAAACAAGAGTTTCTTAGAACTTTTTTGTGGGAGTGGGATTGTTTCTTTCGAGGCGATGAGTCATGGTGCAATTAATGTCGTAGCCGTTGATATATCAAAAAAAGCAATTACCACTACCATTGAGAATGCCAAGAAACTCGGTGTAGAAATAAGGATTGTGAACGCAGATTTTAGAAGATTTCTTAGCTCATGTACAGAATCGTTTGATATAGTCTTTGCCGATCCACCATATAACCTTGGTTTCACTCAAGTGCTCTTAAACACCATCTCTGAAAAAGATCATATTGGAAAGATCATCATTTTAGAAAAAGCGATTTTAGAGAAATTCATTTTACCAAAACAATTTACTTTAGTCAAATCAAAAAGGTACGGCGACACAGAACTCGTTATTGTTGAAAGAGTACCAAAAGAGTAG
- a CDS encoding MFS transporter: MRDFVYSLGSFSSALLSNAVATFAIFYYVDVLKAPPHLISIVMMLYGLWNAINDPLFGYLSDRTKTKWGRRKPYIFWFSLPLALVFALFWAPPFDNTKPMALVVYYFLMIFLFDSFFTIVILNWTALFPEMYPTLKERAKVSALRQILAIPGLLLGIAAPPMIASMIGWRNMGIIFATIGGSILYLTLLGSKENPKYSQEQSLSIVEALKFTFINKSFLTYVIASFLLQFTYTGLTSALPFYAKYVLKINDTQTTILMALIFIVAFFLIPLWQRITTKIGAKKTMMLSMIIWATLLSGFAFIRNFVQGIILTSSLAMGLAGALIILDIMIADIVDEDQVKTGKRREGMYFGANALVIRLGISLNSIIMGLVFSLSGYDATVSVDSQPPTVLVGFRILCSVVPIIATLIGVFVLRYYPLDGKYLEQIKQKVRMQEKV, encoded by the coding sequence ATGAGAGATTTTGTCTACAGCCTTGGTTCGTTCAGTTCTGCTCTTTTGTCGAACGCCGTTGCGACCTTTGCAATTTTTTATTATGTAGATGTTCTGAAGGCACCACCACACTTGATAAGTATAGTCATGATGTTGTATGGACTTTGGAATGCCATAAACGACCCATTGTTTGGCTATCTTTCAGATAGAACAAAAACAAAATGGGGCAGAAGAAAACCATATATATTTTGGTTTTCATTGCCTCTTGCTTTGGTTTTTGCACTTTTTTGGGCACCACCTTTTGACAATACAAAACCAATGGCTTTGGTGGTGTACTATTTTTTAATGATCTTTCTTTTCGATAGCTTTTTCACCATAGTCATTCTGAACTGGACCGCACTATTTCCTGAGATGTATCCTACATTGAAAGAGAGAGCAAAAGTATCGGCTTTGAGGCAGATCCTCGCAATACCAGGTTTGCTACTTGGAATAGCTGCACCACCAATGATTGCTTCAATGATAGGTTGGCGAAATATGGGAATAATCTTTGCAACAATAGGTGGCTCTATCCTATACCTAACATTACTTGGCTCAAAAGAAAACCCCAAATATTCTCAAGAACAAAGTTTGAGTATAGTTGAAGCGTTGAAATTTACATTCATCAACAAGTCTTTTTTAACCTATGTAATAGCTTCGTTCCTTTTACAATTCACTTATACTGGACTCACATCGGCTTTACCTTTTTATGCAAAGTACGTTTTGAAAATCAACGACACTCAGACAACGATCTTAATGGCTCTGATATTCATAGTTGCCTTCTTTTTGATTCCACTGTGGCAAAGGATAACAACAAAGATTGGTGCTAAAAAGACCATGATGCTTTCCATGATCATCTGGGCAACACTGTTGAGTGGGTTCGCATTTATAAGAAATTTCGTTCAAGGAATAATACTCACTTCAAGTCTCGCTATGGGTCTTGCGGGTGCATTGATAATACTCGATATAATGATTGCGGATATAGTTGACGAAGATCAGGTCAAAACAGGGAAAAGGCGTGAAGGTATGTATTTTGGTGCGAATGCATTGGTGATAAGGCTTGGCATATCTTTGAATTCCATAATAATGGGACTTGTTTTCTCTTTGAGCGGTTATGACGCAACTGTGTCCGTTGATTCGCAACCACCAACCGTATTAGTTGGTTTCAGAATACTTTGCAGCGTCGTGCCGATAATAGCCACGTTAATAGGCGTTTTTGTTCTAAGATACTATCCACTGGATGGAAAATATCTGGAACAAATCAAGCAAAAGGTCAGGATGCAGGAGAAGGTATGA
- a CDS encoding 6-phospho-beta-glucosidase → MKIAVIGAGSTYTPELIKGFMEISKDVNIDEVVLHDIEKSSEKLQILYEFTQKLVKGGFKIKKTFEIIEAVQGADYVIFQFRVGGLLARQNDERIPLSHGLIGQETTGIGGFACALRTFPVVRKYVEIVDKYSKATIINFTNPSGHVTEFVLNYLGFDRFIGLCNIPINLLKMISQIIGCKMEDIFLKYYGLNHLTFLEKVYVKDQDITEKLMQNMKLHLANIPSQEFPEWVLDALRLYPNAYLRYYLSEKTMLEKLKKEGIRAEKVLSIESKLLELYKKIDQIPLELSQRGGSMYSTAAAYLIRDLSLSSGTMHIVNTKNNGAVNNLPDDYVLEIPCLVKAGRVFPVTLGRADEFAVGLTHTIKMYERLTIQAFLEKSKQKAIKAMLLHPLGPGIEDAQQLLEEILKSNRDFIDLG, encoded by the coding sequence ATGAAAATCGCTGTGATCGGCGCTGGAAGTACATATACTCCTGAACTCATCAAAGGTTTTATGGAAATATCAAAAGATGTGAACATAGATGAAGTTGTTCTACATGATATAGAAAAATCATCTGAAAAACTTCAGATTCTCTATGAGTTCACACAAAAACTTGTCAAAGGTGGGTTCAAGATAAAAAAGACCTTTGAAATAATAGAAGCTGTACAGGGAGCAGATTACGTGATTTTTCAGTTTCGCGTAGGTGGACTCTTGGCAAGGCAGAACGATGAACGAATACCACTCTCTCATGGATTGATAGGTCAGGAGACAACTGGTATAGGTGGTTTTGCGTGCGCTTTGAGAACCTTTCCCGTGGTGAGAAAATATGTTGAAATAGTAGATAAATACAGCAAAGCAACGATTATCAATTTCACCAATCCATCAGGTCATGTGACTGAGTTTGTTTTGAATTACCTTGGTTTTGATAGATTCATTGGACTTTGCAATATACCCATCAATCTTTTGAAGATGATATCACAGATAATCGGTTGCAAAATGGAAGATATTTTTCTCAAATACTATGGCTTGAACCATTTGACATTTCTCGAAAAGGTTTATGTGAAAGACCAAGATATAACAGAGAAGTTGATGCAAAACATGAAATTGCACTTAGCCAATATCCCTTCGCAAGAATTTCCAGAATGGGTTTTAGATGCGCTGAGATTATATCCAAATGCCTATTTGAGATACTATCTCTCTGAAAAAACAATGCTCGAAAAACTCAAAAAGGAAGGCATTCGTGCTGAAAAAGTTCTATCGATAGAAAGCAAACTACTCGAACTGTACAAAAAAATAGACCAAATTCCATTGGAATTGTCCCAAAGAGGGGGTAGCATGTACTCAACGGCTGCGGCTTACTTGATAAGAGATCTTTCACTATCTTCAGGAACAATGCACATAGTGAACACCAAGAACAATGGTGCTGTGAACAATCTTCCAGATGACTATGTGCTTGAAATTCCTTGTCTTGTAAAGGCAGGTAGAGTCTTTCCAGTAACACTTGGCAGAGCTGATGAATTCGCAGTTGGTTTAACTCACACCATCAAAATGTATGAAAGGCTAACAATTCAAGCCTTTCTGGAAAAATCAAAACAAAAAGCAATTAAAGCAATGTTACTACATCCACTTGGACCTGGTATTGAAGATGCTCAACAATTACTTGAAGAAATTCTCAAATCAAACAGAGATTTCATAGACCTGGGATAG